GCTGCTCCTCGGCGGGCGAATTCAACACCGCCCACCAGGGAGAAGGCAGTGCCTCGGCCTTTGCCATCTCCTCGCCGGATATGCTCTTCACGGCCGCATTCGCCACTGGCATCTCGCGCGATCCCGCCAACGCCGCGCGCCAGTTGCTCTCAGGCTTTCGAGGATTCAAAGAGAATCGCTACCGGTATCGCTCCGCGCTCGTGCTCAATGACGCGCTGGCGGGCTCGGCGGATGAACTGGTGACCATGCTCAATATGGAGACCGGCGGTCACTACAAATTTTTTGGTGGCGGCGCGGGCGATGACGCCGCCTTTGTCAGCACGCATGTCTTCCACGGCGATCAGGCCGCGACAGACGCGGCGGTCGCGCTCGAGATTCTCTCCACCCGGCCCATCGGCGTGGGTGTACGCCACGGATGGGCCGCCGCCACCGAGCCGATGCGTGTCACCTCGAGCAAGGGCAATATCGTCGAGAGCCTTGAGGCCGTCGCCGCGGCCGAAATCTTCGCGCACCACGCGCAGCAGACCGGCCAGCCCTTCGATCTCGCATCCCCGCTTCCCTTCTTTCTGCACAACATTGCCGGCATGCACCAGCAGGAGGGCTTCAAGCTCCGCGTGCCGCTCGCCATCGTCAATGACGGCGCGGTTTGCTTCGCCGCTGAAATTCCGCAGGGCGCGGCGATCAGCATCATGTCCGCCACTCCCGAATCCGCCATGAAGGCGGCGCACTCCGCCGCGCAGGAGGCGATGCGCCAGCTCGAAGGGCACAAGCCCGGCGGCGCGCTCATGTTTGACTGCGTGGCCACGCGCCTGCGCCTCGGCAGCAACTTCGGGCAAGAAGTTCAGCTCGTGCAAAAGACGGTAGGCGACGTGGAACTGGCCGGATGCAACACCTACGGGCAGGTTGCAACCCTCGAAAACCAGTTCGCCGGTTTTCATAACTGCACGGCGGTCGTCTGTGTCTTCCCCGAGTAAATCGTGATCGCGCTCGATGCATTGCTCGAACTCGTCGAACAGCCGCAGCGCGCGGCCGGTGCGCCGCGCCTGGCGGAAAAGGTCGGCGCCACGCATCTCTGCATCTTCATTCGTGACCCTGAATTTGGCCGCTTCCTGCCTGCGCTTGGCTTTCCGCAGCGCCTGCCCGATGGCCTCGCGTGGAAGTCTTTTCTAGCCGATGTCGCCGAGGGAACGCAGACACAGGCCAATCTCATCTCGCCCTTCACGGCAAAGCAAACGCCGGTCTCCGCGCGTCTCATCACGCCGGACACGCTCAGCGTGCTCTTTGGCGAACGCACTCTCGCGGACGCGCACACCCTGCTCGCTCCCGCGCTCCGCTTGAGCGGCGCGCTCTATCTCGAAGAAATGCGCACCAGCCTCTCAGAAGTTGGCGCGGCGCTGGCCCGCCGCACCGCGCAGGAAGCGCGCAAGGCAGCTGCCACGCTCAACGGTGTCCACGAGCAGTTGGCCTCGACGCTGCATCACACGCGGCAACTTGCCGGTCACGTCCACCGGTATCAGCAGCAGCTTGAGCTCGCCTGCCGCATCTCTGGTCTCGGCGCGTGGGAGATGGATGCCACCACGCGCATGGTGACGCTCTCGCCGCAGTCCGCGGCCCAGCTCGGCCTGCCGCCGCAGCCCACGCACCACCATCTCAATTCGTTCCTGCGCGCCCTGCACACTGAGGATCGCAATGCCGTCGAGGACACATTCGCGGCCATGCTGCTCTCTCCGGAAGAGCACAGCGTGCGCTTTCGCCTGCTCTCCCCGACCGGCTCGCTTCGATGCATCGAATTGCGCGGCATGCTCATCGAGTCAGCGCACGAGGATACCCGCACCCTCATCGGCTTCACCCGCAACGTCGCCCGAACAGCACCCATGCTCACGGGCGCGGTCTAGCACACCGGCCCGGCGCATGATGCCCATCGCCGCTCCCCGCAACTTGCCACCTCTCCGCCCCGGCTGCCATCATCATTGCGCTCCAGTAAATCCTTTTTCTGAGGACTCTTCGCATGCGCCTCCTGCTCGCCGCCGCACTCCTCGCCTTTTCGCCCGCACTCTTCGCGCAGTCCCCGGCCTGGTCGCCTGCGCCCGGCCACACCACGCTGCATCTGTGGCCCCACGGCGCGCCAGGAGAACCCGCCCATCCCGCGCCTGAAGTCAACACCACCACAGCCAAGAGCGATCTCGTCGCCGGGCGCACCGTCATCCGTCTAGGGAATGTCTCTGACCCCACGCTCACGCTCTACAAGCCCAGGCACAACTCCGGCGCGGCCATTCTCGTCTTCCCCGGCGGCGCCTATCAGGTGCTCGCCATCGATCTGGAAGGTACGGAGGTCTGCCACTGGGTCAACTCTATCGGCGTGAACTGCATTCTGGTGAAATACCGCGTGCCTGACACCGGTCCCTACCCTCGCTCTGCCGCAGCCCTGCAGGACGCGCAGCGCGCCATGGGCCTTGTTCGCGAACACGCCGCAACCTGGCACATCGACCCGCATCGCATCGGCGTGCTCGGCTTTTCTGCCGGAGCGCACCTGAGCGCCGCCCTCAGCACTCACTTCCAGAAGCGTCTCTATGCTCCCGTGGACGCGGCCGATCAGCTCAGTTGCCGCCCTGATTTTGAAATGCTCATCTACCCCGGCTGGCTTGCACTGGCTGAAAAGCACATGGAGCCGAACCCCAGCCTGCCCGTCACCGCAAACACTCCGACCGCCTTTCTCGTGCAGGCCGAGGATGACCCCGTCCACGTCGAAAACGTCATCGAATACTTTCTCGCGCTTAAACATGCCGGCGTTCCCGCCGAGATGCATGTGTACGCCAAAGGTGGCCACGGCTACGGACTCCGCCCAACGCCAGTCTCCGTGTCCATCCACGACATGCCGCCCACCAGCACCACGCCGTTGCCCATCACCCACTGGCCGAGCCTCGCCGCCACCTGGCTGCATACCATCGGCGTGCTGAAGTAGGCACACAGTTGTCGGAGAAGGGAATACCCCGGGCAATCCTCACCCGCCCGGGAGTTCCTCACGTCATCTCTGTCACGAACAACACTCGCTCCGATCGCAATATCTTCCCCCCGTTCCGCATAATTTCGATGGAACGGGATTCACGGCATGCACCGCACGTTGGCATTTGAAGCGGAATAATCCCGGCCTCCGCACACTTCTGCTCCATTCAACTTCGCGCTCTTTTCGCCTTGGCGGTAGATTTCCCGCAAGCCCGCGCTGTGCTCTTTCTGGGTCCGCATTCTTGACTCGACAACCGAACACCAGCATCATCAAACTAGCCCTATGAAGATCTCCCTTCGATCGCTGAAAGTCTTCGCGTGCCTGATGACTCTGGTACTCGTGTCTTTCATGACGGTCGAGGTGGCGCACAATCATCCGGCCAATGACGTCTCGGGTGCCCGCTGCCAGATATGCGCCATGGCGCATATCGCGGTCGAAAACCATCCCTCCATCTTCACTGAGCGCATCCTGCATGTCATCGCAGCCGTCTCAGCCGGTGAGCCGTTGCCCGGCTCCCGCATGGTGGTCTTCACCGGATTCATCCGGCCCCCGCCTGCATCCTCCAGCTCACTCGCATAAGTACTCTTCGCACTCTGCCGCTTCATCTTGCGGCGGACGTGCCCCCGTACCTCAAGCGAACGAATGCCTGGAGGCATAATGTCTTTCTCCACTCTTGCGAGGAAGGTGCTGATCCTTTCTCTGCTGTGCTTTCCCTTTTTTCTCGCGGCCAACGCATGGGCGCAGGACACCGCTACGCTCAACGGCACCGTCACTGACAACACCGGCGCCGTCATTCCCGGCGCAAAGATTTCAGTTCATAACGCTGTGAGCGGCCTCGCGCGCAGCGCCGT
The DNA window shown above is from Acidobacterium capsulatum ATCC 51196 and carries:
- a CDS encoding FIST signal transduction protein, producing the protein MTRTASAFSKEKKSAAAGEDLGAQLAASLPHPDAIVVFLSAQHDYPAVLRQLTARFPNSQILGCSSAGEFNTAHQGEGSASAFAISSPDMLFTAAFATGISRDPANAARQLLSGFRGFKENRYRYRSALVLNDALAGSADELVTMLNMETGGHYKFFGGGAGDDAAFVSTHVFHGDQAATDAAVALEILSTRPIGVGVRHGWAAATEPMRVTSSKGNIVESLEAVAAAEIFAHHAQQTGQPFDLASPLPFFLHNIAGMHQQEGFKLRVPLAIVNDGAVCFAAEIPQGAAISIMSATPESAMKAAHSAAQEAMRQLEGHKPGGALMFDCVATRLRLGSNFGQEVQLVQKTVGDVELAGCNTYGQVATLENQFAGFHNCTAVVCVFPE
- a CDS encoding PAS domain-containing protein, translating into MIALDALLELVEQPQRAAGAPRLAEKVGATHLCIFIRDPEFGRFLPALGFPQRLPDGLAWKSFLADVAEGTQTQANLISPFTAKQTPVSARLITPDTLSVLFGERTLADAHTLLAPALRLSGALYLEEMRTSLSEVGAALARRTAQEARKAAATLNGVHEQLASTLHHTRQLAGHVHRYQQQLELACRISGLGAWEMDATTRMVTLSPQSAAQLGLPPQPTHHHLNSFLRALHTEDRNAVEDTFAAMLLSPEEHSVRFRLLSPTGSLRCIELRGMLIESAHEDTRTLIGFTRNVARTAPMLTGAV
- a CDS encoding alpha/beta hydrolase — protein: MRLLLAAALLAFSPALFAQSPAWSPAPGHTTLHLWPHGAPGEPAHPAPEVNTTTAKSDLVAGRTVIRLGNVSDPTLTLYKPRHNSGAAILVFPGGAYQVLAIDLEGTEVCHWVNSIGVNCILVKYRVPDTGPYPRSAAALQDAQRAMGLVREHAATWHIDPHRIGVLGFSAGAHLSAALSTHFQKRLYAPVDAADQLSCRPDFEMLIYPGWLALAEKHMEPNPSLPVTANTPTAFLVQAEDDPVHVENVIEYFLALKHAGVPAEMHVYAKGGHGYGLRPTPVSVSIHDMPPTSTTPLPITHWPSLAATWLHTIGVLK